Proteins co-encoded in one Trueperella abortisuis genomic window:
- a CDS encoding DUF6318 family protein — MTQRNTALSAIVGIVVCGLVGCAAEGAPAQPSTQVTESVAAEPSSTYTIPPRPAMEPPAEPELTGVDIDNAYVLAKYYFDLYKYVVTTGETASWEKYAHPECEYCAKVQANAEKDRETGSWSDVKFGILNSERFYSTGDIDFRIDFLIERGEITYYTPDEAHKVDPGQNTLVIGLKAEGDELLVRSFDIIGSSFFGQEQLP; from the coding sequence ATGACTCAGCGAAATACCGCGCTTAGCGCGATTGTCGGAATTGTGGTGTGCGGGTTGGTGGGATGCGCCGCCGAGGGCGCGCCCGCCCAGCCGTCCACACAAGTCACCGAATCCGTCGCGGCCGAGCCCTCCAGCACGTACACGATCCCGCCACGCCCGGCGATGGAGCCACCGGCGGAGCCGGAGCTGACCGGTGTTGACATAGACAACGCCTACGTTCTTGCCAAGTATTACTTCGATCTATATAAGTACGTAGTAACCACGGGAGAAACAGCGAGCTGGGAGAAGTATGCCCATCCAGAGTGCGAATACTGCGCAAAAGTTCAGGCCAACGCCGAGAAAGATAGAGAAACGGGATCTTGGTCTGATGTCAAATTTGGAATTCTAAACTCTGAACGTTTCTACTCGACTGGCGACATCGATTTTAGGATCGATTTTCTGATCGAACGAGGTGAGATCACGTACTACACGCCTGACGAAGCGCATAAGGTGGATCCAGGACAAAACACTTTAGTTATTGGTCTTAAGGCTGAGGGAGATGAGCTGTTAGTACGCTCTTTTGACATTATAGGATCCTCATTCTTTGGCCAGGAGCAGTTGCCATGA